CGACTATCACGCCATGGTTCCGATGGCCGAGGTCGACACCATCGGTGCCGGTGGTGGATCGATCGCGGTTGTCGACGACGGTGGAATGTTCCGTGTCGGACCGCGAAGTGCAGGCGCCGTGCCGGGACCCGCGTGTTATGACAATGGCGGTACCGAACCGACCTCCACCGATGCGATGGTGATGATGGGGTGGCTGCGAGAAAACAGTTTCCTGTCGGGAACCATGGAAGTGAAGCCGGAACTGGCCCGCGAGGCCATCCAAACCCATATCGCGGACAAGTTGAACAGCCCGCTCGACGAGGCCGCGATGGGAATCTTCAAGATTTTGGCCCATTCGATGACCGAGGCAATCAGTCTGCATTCGGTCCGAAAAGGCTACGACCCACGAGACTTCTCACTGATCGCCGAAGGCGGCGCCGGGCCGCTGTTCGCGTGGCAGATTGCCGACCAACTCGGTATCCCGCGAGTGATCGTTCCTGGTCATCCCGGCATCACTTCGGCCGTGGGTTTGCTCACGACCGACATTCGCTACGAAGTGCCGACGACGGTGTGGACGTCCTCCGCTGATCCCGACGTGGAGTTGATCAGTGAGCAGATGGAACGTCTTTCGAGGGAAGCGTCCGCACAGCTCGAAGCCGATGGTGTTGCCGCGGAGGACATCAGGTTGGAGCGCAGCGCGGATTGCCGGTATGTCGGTCAGGGATACGAGCTTCGTGTCTCGGCACCCGACGGTCCGATCGACGATGTGTGGGTCAAAGCGACGGCAGAGGCATTTCACGAGGCCCACGGACGCACGTACTCGCAGCGATTCGACGACAAACCAGTTCAGCTGATCAATATCCGTGTCACGGGTGTTGGTGCGGTGCCGCACGTACGCATCGCGGAGATCGAAAAGGGGAGTGCCGACGCTTCGGCTGCGGTGAAGACGACCACGCAGGCACTCTTCTGGAAAGACGAAGCGGCGAAGCCGGAGTGGATCGAGACGCCTGTCTACGAACGGTCACTTCTGCTGGCTGGTAACAAGTTCGCTGGACCTGCCATTGTCGAACAGTTCGATTCGACGACCATCATCGGCATGAATCAGCACGCCACCGTCGACGCAGTCGGCCACATCATCATCGAGAGGAATCCCGCATGAGCAAGACACTGATGCCCAAAACCGGAGTGTCTCTCGCAGGCGAGGCGAACCGTACCTGGAACGACGTCGATGTCGATCCGATCACGCTGCGGGTCATCGGCGGTGCACTGCAGTCGATGGCCAAGGAAATGGCGCAGGTGCTCTACCGCATGGCGTACTCCAGCCTCATTCGCGAGTCCGAGGACCTCGGTGCAGGCATCTTCGACGTCAATGGACGAGAACTGTGTGAATCCGATTCCACGCCGATGCACTGTGGTTCGATCCCCGCCTACATTCGCGGCGTCAATCGTCGGCTCGCCGGCACGTACAAGCCCGGCGACGTTGTTCTGCACAACCACCCGTACCACGGCGCGGCACACTCACCGGATTACGGCGTCATCATTCCGATCTTCTGGCAGGGCGAGCACATCGGCTTTGCAGGGTGCACCGGCCACGTCTCCGACGTAGGCGGCAACTTCCCGGGCCTGTGCATGGACGTCGTCGACGTGTGGGCCGAGGGCAAGCTCATGGACTCGATGAAGATCTACGAAGCGGGCGTCCGCAACGAATACCTCATTCAGCACATTCTCGACAACGTTCGTACGCCGGAACAGAATCGCGGCGACCTAGAGGCTCTGATCGCATGCTCTCGAATCGGGGAGAAGCGTTTCACCGAACTGCTCGAGAAGTACGGCCTCGATACCGTGATGAGTGCGGGTGAGCGCTGGATGGATTACTCGGAGAATATGCTGCGCAGCAAAATTCGTGAGATCCCCGACGGTAGTTACGAGGCTCCCGTCGGATATCTCGACGACGACGGCAAGAATCGTGGGGAGCCGTTGGCGGTAGCCGTGCGCGTACAGGTCGAGGGCGAGGACATCCTCATCGACCTCACCGGCTCCAACAGTCAGGTCCCGACAGCGTTCAACGTGCCGTTCGAGGGATCGGTCCTCCCCGTTGCGGTATCGGCCATTCGTACGATTCTTCTCGATGAGGACCTCACCGAGGAATTCGTTCCGCAGAACGATGGATGTTTCCGTCCGGTGAAGGCGTACGCGCCGGAGGGAACGATCTTCAATCCCGACTTCCCGGCCTCGTGCTTTGCGCGTTTCTCCCAGGTGAACCGAATTTTCGACTCGATCAACCTTGCTCTCGCGCCGGTACTTCCCGACCGCGCGATCGCGGGCTCTTCGGCAGCGTTGTGTGCCATCGCGTACTCGGGTATCGCGCCGGACGGTGAGTCCTACTGGGTGTACATCGAGATCAACGAGGGCTCGTACGGTGGACGCAACGGCAAGGACGGGATGGACGCCGTCGACGCGTTGATGGCCAACACCCGCAACAATCCCATCGAGGAACTCGAACTAAACCACGCAATGCGGGCGTTGCGCTACGAACTTCGCGACGAAGCGCCGGCTCCGGGCCAGTGGCGCGGCGGTATAGGCAGTGTGCGCAAATGGCTGATGGAGACCGATACCTTCCTCGGCTCCGAGGCTGACAACCGGTCGGATCCGCCTGCAGGCGCGCTCGGCGGACACGACGGAGTCTCGGGCTCGTTCACACGTAACGCGGGTACCGATCGGGAAGAAGTGTTGTACTCCAAGGTCACTCAGGAGACCATCCGAGCCGGTGAGACCCTCGAGATCAAGGTGCCTTCGGGCGGCGGATTCGGGGACCCGTTCAAGCGTGATCCGTTTCAGGTGCTCAGTGATGTGTGGGACGAGTACCTCACCGCCGAAGATGCCCGACGCGACTACGGTGTCATCGTGAACACCGAGGCATGGACCGTCGACGAGGATGCGACAGCGTCCCTGCGCGCGGCGAGTGCCGCCTGACACGCAATGGGGGACAGGGCACGAATTCTCGTGCCCTGTCCCCGCGTGACCTCGACCGCACGCTCGCCAGTGTCATCACGTGGATCGATCAGACGGATGCTCCTTGTGGAGGCCCACTGGCGGGTATGCGCATCGGAGTCAAGGACAACATCGATGTCGCCGGAACAGCGACAACATGCGCTTCGCGTTTCTTCGAGCACACTGTGGCGAAGTCGAATTCCGACGTGGTCGCAAGACTGCTCAGCGCCGGCGCTCAGGTGACCGCCAAGCTCAATATGGCGGAGTTTGCGGTAGGGGTCACCTCGCAGAATTCCGCCGCCGCTGCCCCCCGCAACCCGTGGAATCTCGACCGCGTGCCAGGCGGGTCGAGTGGAGGTTCCGGTGCAGCAGTGGCAGCAGGCCTGGTGGATGCGTCGCTGGGAACCGATACCGGCGGATCGGTCCGCCTTCCCGCATCCGCCTGTGGGGTCACCGGACTCCGGCCGACCTGGGGCTCGATCAGCAACGTCGGCGTCTTCCCCGTCAGTGCGGGGTTCGACACCGTCGGGCCGATGGCGAGGTCTGTTGCCGACGTCGCGCGGATCTTCGACGTCCTCTCTACGGACAGTTACTCGAGTTCGCGCCCGGCGCGCCGGATCGGAGTACCGAGGGTGTTCATCACCGACGACGTCGACCCTGCCATTTCCGAGGCTGTCGATGCCGCTGCTCGGGAACTGTCGGCCCTCGGCTACGAATTGGTTCCCATCGACATTCTCGGCGCCGCAGGAGCCCAGGACATCGTGTACACCTTGATCTACTCCGACCTCGCCCGCGAGCACCGCGATCGGATCCGACAGGCGCCGGAACTGTTTCAGCCCGCAACACTCGAGCGCATTTCGCTGGGTCTGAACATTACCGATGCACAACGAGATTCGGCGCAGGCGGGTTGCGTCGAATACCGTCTTGGTCTCGAGTCGGTATTCGACGAAGTGGACGTCGTGCTGACCCCGACCATGCCCGTCGACGTGCCGTTCATCGATGGTGGAGACGACGTTGTCGAGCAGTCGAGACGGATGGGTCAGTTCAGTTACCCGTGGTCACTTCACAATGGGCCGACACTGGCTGTGCCCGTGGGATTTCACAGCATTTCGGGGATGCCGGTCGGTGCGCAACTCACGGCTGCAGCGCATCAGGAGCGCCAACTGTTCGAGGTGGGCTTGCGCTATCAACAGAGCACCGACTGGCATCTGGCGACCCCGCCGGCATAGGGCGGATATCTGCCAGTTCGACGAAGTCGCAATTCGGACATGTAAAACTGGAACGTGTACTAGTTTGAGGTCGAGGATTGCCGACTTCGAAAGGCGTACAAGTGGACTGGTACCGGATCAAGACCGCAGCAACGGGGATCAAGAGGCTCGCGACTCTCTCGGCCGAGGACAAACAGTCGGCCATCGACGCATTTCAGTTCTTCCAACGCATGCAAGCCGGTGAAGCTACCGACACAGCTGACGAGACCAAGGCCGTCGCGGACTACTACAAGGTCCTCAACAACATGCTGTCGGTGTTCGATTTGGAGAAGCTCTACATTCCGCCGATGCTCGATGGAAAGCAAGGGCTCTACGGCAACCAGATCCTGCTCGAGAAGGCGCTCCTGAAAGAGTTGGCGCTGAAGGACGCCGCCCAATCCCACCTACTCGACATGGGCTGCGGTCGCGGCCGAATTGCACACCACTTGGCCACGCTGACCGGCGGACAGATCTCGGGCTACAACATCGACCCCAATCAGCTCGAGAATGCCGACGAGTGGGCGGCCCGGTGTGGCATGAGTGATCGGCTGCACTTCAAGTTCGGAGATCACCACAAGCCGCTCGATTACGAGTCCGAGTCTTTCGACGGTTGCTTCTCCGTCCAGGCAGTTTGGCCGTTCTTCAAGAAGGACGAGCTCGATGCCCACGCCGAGGAGATGTACCGGGTCCTCAAGCCCGGAGGCCGCTATGCCTGCTCGGAGTACCTGCTGACGCCGTACTTCGACTGGGACAACGAAGAACACGTCACCCTGCACAAGTTGTTCCTGCCCACGCTTGCAGCGACTCAGTCGATGTACCCGGCAGATGTGTGCGCGGCCCTCGAGCGAGCAGGCTTCAGGATCGTGCTGTCGGCTCCGTCGAAGAGCGAAGCATGGCCGCTGTGCGATGAGAAAGCCAACCTCATTCGCCGCGGACGCAAGGCAGTGCGCGGCCTGGAAAAAGTGAAGGTCGCGCCGCCATGGGTCGAAGAGTCGCTCGAACTGCTGCAGACCGGAGCTGAGGCCTGGAATCAGGCCGAGCGCGCGAAGATCGCGGACCTCAACTGGCGGATCGTCGCCGAGAAGGTCTGACAGAACGGAGACCAGCGCCGACGTCACAGCCAGCTCACTGTGCTCAGCCCGGTACAGTGGGCGGGCTGGTTCAACACTGAACCTGACCCCGTATCCCAGGAGTTGTTTTTTCGTTGAGCTGGATCCGCTTGAACGACGTTGCCAAGGGGTACGACCAGAAAGTGATGCTGCGCGAGGTCTTCTTCCGCCTCGCAGACGGTGATCGCGTCGGCCTGATCGGTCGGAACGGTACCGGCAAGACCACCCTTCTGCAGCTATTGCTCGGTCGTGAGACCCCGGACTCGGGCACTGTCGACGTCACCGAGGGCGCGCGGATCGGTTATTTCTCGCAGTTTTCCGAACTCGACGGCGAGCGCAGCATCCAGGCCGAGCTGGAATCGCTGTTCACCGAGGTTCACGCGATCGAACTCGAACTCGCCGAGGTCGAGGGCAAGCTCGGGGGAGACCTGGATGAGAAGGAGATGTACCGTCTCGTCGACCGTCAGGCCGAACTGCTGGACCTGATGGAGCACAAGGGCGGCTGGACGTACCACCAGGAAATCGACACCGTGCTCTCGATGCTCGGATTCAACGCCGAACGCCGTGAATTGCCGGTGGACCGGTTGTCCGGCGGTTGGCGAAACAGAGCAGCGTTGGCCAAGATTCTGATCGAAGCCCCGGATGTGTTGTTGCTCGACGAGCCGACCAACTTCCTCGACGTCGCAGGCATCGCCTGGCTCGAGCGGTGGTTGCGTGACTTCCGTGGCGCACTGCTCGTC
This region of Rhodococcus sp. PAMC28707 genomic DNA includes:
- a CDS encoding hydantoinase/oxoprolinase family protein; translation: MKRIGVDVGGTFTDLVLWDDDGTVDVHKTPSTNHDPSIGTMAGIEVLAKRAGIDPSEIDMFFHGTTVATNIVLEHNGCDVGMITTEGFRDLLHIARKKRPLNYSNYQDLPWQKWQLVPRRNRRVVPERIDAAGNVLTPLDEDAVREQVRLLKERGVQAIAVAFLHSYRNPTHERRVKAIILEEFPEVFISLSSEVAPQYREYERFSTAALNAFIGPKTSKYIENLAQKASAAQVGEDVHLMTSSGGLVTSRSASEIPISLLTSGVVAGLLGGCAIGKASGFPSVITLDVGGTSADVGVAPDGALRMKHLLDTRIGDYHAMVPMAEVDTIGAGGGSIAVVDDGGMFRVGPRSAGAVPGPACYDNGGTEPTSTDAMVMMGWLRENSFLSGTMEVKPELAREAIQTHIADKLNSPLDEAAMGIFKILAHSMTEAISLHSVRKGYDPRDFSLIAEGGAGPLFAWQIADQLGIPRVIVPGHPGITSAVGLLTTDIRYEVPTTVWTSSADPDVELISEQMERLSREASAQLEADGVAAEDIRLERSADCRYVGQGYELRVSAPDGPIDDVWVKATAEAFHEAHGRTYSQRFDDKPVQLINIRVTGVGAVPHVRIAEIEKGSADASAAVKTTTQALFWKDEAAKPEWIETPVYERSLLLAGNKFAGPAIVEQFDSTTIIGMNQHATVDAVGHIIIERNPA
- a CDS encoding hydantoinase B/oxoprolinase family protein, with protein sequence MSKTLMPKTGVSLAGEANRTWNDVDVDPITLRVIGGALQSMAKEMAQVLYRMAYSSLIRESEDLGAGIFDVNGRELCESDSTPMHCGSIPAYIRGVNRRLAGTYKPGDVVLHNHPYHGAAHSPDYGVIIPIFWQGEHIGFAGCTGHVSDVGGNFPGLCMDVVDVWAEGKLMDSMKIYEAGVRNEYLIQHILDNVRTPEQNRGDLEALIACSRIGEKRFTELLEKYGLDTVMSAGERWMDYSENMLRSKIREIPDGSYEAPVGYLDDDGKNRGEPLAVAVRVQVEGEDILIDLTGSNSQVPTAFNVPFEGSVLPVAVSAIRTILLDEDLTEEFVPQNDGCFRPVKAYAPEGTIFNPDFPASCFARFSQVNRIFDSINLALAPVLPDRAIAGSSAALCAIAYSGIAPDGESYWVYIEINEGSYGGRNGKDGMDAVDALMANTRNNPIEELELNHAMRALRYELRDEAPAPGQWRGGIGSVRKWLMETDTFLGSEADNRSDPPAGALGGHDGVSGSFTRNAGTDREEVLYSKVTQETIRAGETLEIKVPSGGGFGDPFKRDPFQVLSDVWDEYLTAEDARRDYGVIVNTEAWTVDEDATASLRAASAA
- a CDS encoding class I SAM-dependent methyltransferase gives rise to the protein MDWYRIKTAATGIKRLATLSAEDKQSAIDAFQFFQRMQAGEATDTADETKAVADYYKVLNNMLSVFDLEKLYIPPMLDGKQGLYGNQILLEKALLKELALKDAAQSHLLDMGCGRGRIAHHLATLTGGQISGYNIDPNQLENADEWAARCGMSDRLHFKFGDHHKPLDYESESFDGCFSVQAVWPFFKKDELDAHAEEMYRVLKPGGRYACSEYLLTPYFDWDNEEHVTLHKLFLPTLAATQSMYPADVCAALERAGFRIVLSAPSKSEAWPLCDEKANLIRRGRKAVRGLEKVKVAPPWVEESLELLQTGAEAWNQAERAKIADLNWRIVAEKV
- a CDS encoding amidase, with translation MRIGVKDNIDVAGTATTCASRFFEHTVAKSNSDVVARLLSAGAQVTAKLNMAEFAVGVTSQNSAAAAPRNPWNLDRVPGGSSGGSGAAVAAGLVDASLGTDTGGSVRLPASACGVTGLRPTWGSISNVGVFPVSAGFDTVGPMARSVADVARIFDVLSTDSYSSSRPARRIGVPRVFITDDVDPAISEAVDAAARELSALGYELVPIDILGAAGAQDIVYTLIYSDLAREHRDRIRQAPELFQPATLERISLGLNITDAQRDSAQAGCVEYRLGLESVFDEVDVVLTPTMPVDVPFIDGGDDVVEQSRRMGQFSYPWSLHNGPTLAVPVGFHSISGMPVGAQLTAAAHQERQLFEVGLRYQQSTDWHLATPPA